The Chloroflexota bacterium genome window below encodes:
- a CDS encoding CBS domain-containing protein has protein sequence MTMIVAQLLQTKGSALWSIAPDATVYAALELMAQKDIGALLVLDGDQVVGILSERDYARKVALQGKITETTRVREIMTTNVIYVSPEQTVEDCMALMTAKRVRHLPVLAQNKLVGLVSIGDVVKSLIANQEFLIGELEKYIVGTRN, from the coding sequence ACCAAGGGAAGCGCCTTGTGGTCTATCGCGCCCGACGCAACGGTGTATGCCGCGCTCGAACTGATGGCGCAAAAGGACATTGGCGCGTTGCTTGTGCTCGACGGCGATCAGGTCGTCGGCATTTTATCCGAGCGCGACTACGCGCGCAAGGTCGCGCTGCAAGGCAAGATCACCGAAACAACGCGCGTCCGCGAAATCATGACGACGAACGTGATCTATGTCAGCCCGGAGCAAACGGTCGAAGATTGCATGGCGCTGATGACCGCCAAACGTGTGCGCCATTTGCCGGTGCTGGCGCAAAACAAATTGGTCGGCTTGGTTTCGATTGGCGATGTGGTCAAGTCGTTGATCGCCAACCAGGAATTTCTGATTGGCGAACTCGAAAAGTACATCGTCGGGACACGCAACTGA